A genomic segment from Nicotiana tabacum cultivar K326 chromosome 9, ASM71507v2, whole genome shotgun sequence encodes:
- the LOC107830578 gene encoding uncharacterized protein LOC107830578, giving the protein MWRRLSSQLRTLTPSLSSPKCNLFVTASVSSSSPISEIFRPSVALYLRHFNSDFGNASTKKEVELGNFESRLNLSVHSKHYSQESLASPYKFSRSCLAQDTTMVPNFPRRFLTTGATSVDKVPEDASSCLATPRIKFKRLDKTAAHIMQILDKEAVEEVKARSPIPDIKPGYIVQLKVEVPENKRRVSIVKGIVIARRNAGLNTTFRLRRLVAGVGVENLFHLYSPNIKEMKVLDKKKVRRAKLYYLRDKMNALKKH; this is encoded by the exons ATGTGGAGAAGACTCTCTTCGCAGCTCCGAACGCTAACCCCATCTCTGTCCTCTCCAAAATGCAACCTTTTCGTCACTGCTTCTGTTTCGTCTTCATCTCCAATTTCGGAGATCTTTCGTCCCTCCGTTGCTCTGTATCTTCGGCATTTTAACTCTGATTTTG GTAATGCTTCTACAAAGAAGGAAGTCGAGCTAGGA AACTTCGAGTCTAGATTGAACTTGTCTGTTCACTCTAAGCATTACTCCCAAGAGTCATTGGCATCACCTTACAAGTTTTCTAGATCATGTTTAGCACAAGACACTACCATGGTCCCAAACTTCCCTAGGAGGTTCCTCACAACGGGTGCTACTTCAGTTGACAAAGTTCCTGAAGATGCTTCTTCTTGTTTGGCAACTCCACGTATCAAATTTAAGAGGCTTGATAAAACAGCAGCACATATAATGCAG ATTCTTGACAAAGAGGCTGTTGAAGAAGTAAAGGCACGGAGTCCGATACCTGATATAAAGCCTGGTTATATTGTCCAGCTCAAAGTG GAAGTGCCGGAGAACAAGAGACGTGTTTCAATTGTCAAAGGCATAGTGATAGCAAGGCGCAATGCAGGTTTAAATACTACATTCAGATTAAGAAGACTTGTGGCTGGAGTTGGGGTTGAAAACCTATTTCATCT GTACTCGCCCAACATAAAGGAGATGAAGGTGCTGGACAAGAAAAAAGTGAGGAGGGCAAAGCTATACTACCTCAGGGATAAAATGAATGCCCTGAAAAAACATTAA